The genomic window ACTACGTGGGCGCAGCTCGTGGGGCGCAGCTAAGTAACGCGCGCAAGGGTCTGGTTAACCAGACTAGTAAGGCAGTAGAGTCAGGTGTAGTCAGGTGCATGTACAGTACCTGTGTGAAGAAGACAGCACACACACCTACGCTACTCACTCTACTCTTTGCATACTGTACTCAATGGTAGCACGCAGAGTGAGACACAATTGCCAAATTTGcgtaaaacaagacacagaccataaaataaatgaaaaaaaaaagcaaaaaaaaaacgaaaattcgaaGAATCTAACACACCTCGGGTTTCAGCGGATTTTCCTTCAAGAGAACTGGATCGCCGTGAAGATGAACCACGTGATGCAGATCTCCAATGGTGATGCCATACTTTCCGGGATGAACGATCCTGCATCCCTACAACACAAAGAATAAATTAATGTAGACAGATAATTTTGGTGTCACGCTACAAACCGAttccacgacgacggagaagacTTCGGGAGGAAATCCAAAGAACACTTCCTCGCTCTTTCCGGCATCCAAATGAATGCGCTCAAACCCAATCAACTCTTTCAGCGGCGCTCCCGGCGCGGTAGAGTTCACATAGGCCAAGACGACCGTGTCGCCAGCCATGTGACCCGTATTCTCAACTTTCactcgaaacgacggcatAGCTCCAATCACCGACTTCGTTCCAAAGAAAGACACGGCTCTTTCCGAATAATTCGACGACATCCTTCAAATACAATAAtagttttaattatttatttatttagataattaaattttttaccATTGATATTGAAACGTTGTGTAGCTCAATCCGTCACCAAAAGAATACACGGGTGTACCCGTATAGAACTTGTACGTTCTTCCAGGAGATTGACGCATGCTCATATCGAAGAACGAGATCTGATTGACGTAGTCACCCGGGTACTGAAAGAGCAATAAAAAATAGTTTGAAATCACCCAATACATTATTCCCTACAATTGTGTATGGTAGACGTCCTCCCGGATTATATTGACCAAACAGGACTTCGGCAATGGCTTGGCCACCTGCCTGGCCTGGATATCCAACCCAAAGGATTCCATCAAGATtatccttaattaataagccttagacttttttctctctcgtttaTAGTGAAAATATGTTTACCTTTGCCCAGCTGATATCCACTGGTCCACCCGTCATAAGAACCATGATCACGTGCCCCTTGCTGGCGTTTTTCACCTGCTGTATCAACATTTCCTGATTGCCTGGAAACGTGATGTCATTTCGATCGTGACCCTCACTTAATATCGAAAATAATATGccaattaattcaattatttatttgtacCTTGCTTGACCATTATCGAGTCCCATGACGAgtacagtgacgtcactcgatTTTGCCAGATTCACTGCATCTGCAAACCCGGACGTGCTGCTACACTTGACATCGCATCCCTGAACATAGGTAACATTGACGCCCAATTTCTGAATGCCCATGAGAGGACTAATCAGAAAAGGAGCAGTGccctaagagaaaaaattagataCGTATTAAATATCATGCGTAATTTCTTACGTGATAATTTCCTTGCATTGTGCTCGTGGCATCGGCATTGGGTCCGATCAGTGCAACTTTGGCCGAAGTGCTCAGCGGAAGAGCTCCTATAAAAACACTAAAATAAGACCAATTGTATTGATTTCTTCTAGACTATACCGTTTTTGTTTTCCAAGAGAACCACGCCTTCCCTCGCCGCGTTCAAAGCCAAATCCTACCCAATAAGAATTTTAAAATACAACATAAAATAACGTCATCATTCATCTACAAGATGTGGTTGCGAGCAGACGACATCCGGGGTGATTTCTCTGTAGGGTTGCTCTTCGATTGGATCAAATTCACCAAGGCGAATTCTACAGTCACGTGAACTTgactttttaaaaaaagaaattttcttctttgcttgcCTGTGCGAAAACAGTCTCCACATTGCTAAATCCAAATCATCTTCCGTTATTGTTTTCTTATCAAAAGCCGTCtaaaagaataaaatttaattatatattgATCTCTACttgaacgtgacgtcacctgtCCGTTCTTTGAATAGAAGCTACCACAATCCAAATCGCAGCCACCCTTCAATCCAGCAGCAACGGTATCCTCGGGCGTTTTAGTATAACTAAACAATACGTAATAATAAAACGGTCTAAAAAGTCATATACCTCATACCCATGCGTGCTCATGATGTTGCTAATAGCACCACAATCGCTCACCTAAAAAGATCTCTTACTTTACTCTGTATGTGTACCAAGTAAAGGATTCTATTTACAATGTATCCTTCAAAGCCCCACTggcgacgaacgatttcgttttgaagGAAGTCATTTGCGCAGCTGGGAACACCATTAACAGCATTGTAgctatataaaaaattatcaaATTTTAATGTGAGCTCCCGGTCATACAGTAGACTCCTTTTTACCTGCACATTATACTTCCGGTGTGAGAATAACGAACGCACGCTTCAAACGCCGGAAGATAAGTCTGAGAAACAAAAATGCTCACaactattaattattaatatttttaaattaCCTCGATCAGGTCTATGTCTGCTACTTTGGCATCAAAGTGATGTCTATCAGTCCCATTCCAATTCTCGagatctgaaaaaaattatttaatccaTGCCGCTCCAGTCTCTTCTCCAAATTACATACCATATGCATCATAGTGCTTGCAAGTCGTAATCACTTTGTAGtgacttaattaaatatcaaTATAATAAAATCACTAATAGACGATGGACAACTGACCCCGGATCCGTT from Oscarella lobularis chromosome 1, ooOscLobu1.1, whole genome shotgun sequence includes these protein-coding regions:
- the LOC136185686 gene encoding uncharacterized protein; translation: MSFRFLCSLLCLAFSFSAHSASVHLSPCDEKLSQKWTLRNRALMNADNCVVETEETGEFELGACETSSSLEFDKQIGRIVQRTSGLCLDCSSYAKSRSWNVEIKECSGSDSQKWVYDEGKKTVLCKEAALYRKMCLDVGATPTCADTPYSAFPYCNVSLDLITRTKDLVSRMTVAQKISQLVTGAPGVSSDNVSIAGYQWWSEALHGVAGSPGVHFGGKLPHATSYPQVNTLGATFNKSLWLEMGNFIGIEARAFANQGQAGLTYFAPNINIYRDPRWGRGQETPGEDPYLSANYAEAFVRGMQTGTDPGHYKVITTCKHYDAYDLENWNGTDRHHFDAKVADIDLIETYLPAFEACVRYSHTGSIMCSYNAVNGVPSCANDFLQNEIVRRQWGFEGYIVSDCGAISNIMSTHGYTKTPEDTVAAGLKGGCDLDCGSFYSKNGQTAFDKKTITEDDLDLAMWRLFSHRIRLGEFDPIEEQPYREITPDVVCSQPHLDLALNAAREGVVLLENKNGALPLSTSAKVALIGPNADATSTMQGNYHGTAPFLISPLMGIQKLGVNVTYVQGCDVKCSSTSGFADAVNLAKSSDVTVLVMGLDNGQASEGHDRNDITFPGNQEMLIQQVKNASKGHVIMVLMTGGPVDISWAKDNLDGILWVGYPGQAGGQAIAEVLFGQYNPGGRLPYTIYPGDYVNQISFFDMSMRQSPGRTYKFYTGTPVYSFGDGLSYTTFQYQWMSSNYSERAVSFFGTKSVIGAMPSFRVKVENTGHMAGDTVVLAYVNSTAPGAPLKELIGFERIHLDAGKSEEVFFGFPPEVFSVVVESGCRIVHPGKYGITIGDLHHVVHLHGDPVLLKENPLKPEVC